In Chryseobacterium gleum, a single genomic region encodes these proteins:
- the glmS gene encoding glutamine--fructose-6-phosphate transaminase (isomerizing) — MCGIVGYTGFQDAYEIVINGLRRLEYRGYDSAGIVLESPDNKLEVEKTKGKVEDLVNISKELKGKSKIGMGHTRWATHGVPSDRNSHPHLSNNGKIAIVHNGIIENYDTIKTMLTEKGFTFKSETDTEVLVNLIQYFMDLNPDIDFPTAVRYALNEVYGAYAITVLHEDYPGVLVVGRLGSPLAIGIGDKEYFIASDASPFVEFTKEAIYLEEGHMATISLENGVDIRTINENSKIEPEIQELKLSLEQIEKGGYEHFMLKEIFEQPKSVHDTMRGRLLVDEGIIKMAGIWDHVERFKNANRIIIIACGTSWHAGLIGEYLIEEYARIPVEVEYASEFRYRNPIITDKDVVIAISQSGETADTMAALKLAKEKGAFIYGICNVVDSSIARITDAGSYTHAGPEIGVASTKAFTAQLTILTLIAFKLGKHNGNLGNAEFMSLIAELDAMPKKIEEVLNTTHELTQNIAKDFVKATNFLYLGRGYNYPAALEGALKLKEISYIHAEGYPAAEMKHGPIALIDENMPIVIIAPRKGHYDKIVSNVQEIKARKGKIIAVVNKGDRQVSEMADYVIEIPETSECFSPIVASVPLQLLAYYIAVYRGANVDQPRNLAKSVTVE, encoded by the coding sequence ATGTGCGGAATAGTAGGATATACAGGATTTCAAGACGCTTATGAAATTGTAATTAATGGTCTTAGAAGATTGGAATATAGAGGGTATGACAGTGCCGGAATTGTTTTGGAAAGTCCAGATAACAAGCTGGAAGTAGAAAAAACAAAAGGTAAAGTGGAAGATTTGGTAAATATTTCCAAAGAACTAAAAGGAAAGTCTAAAATTGGAATGGGGCACACCCGTTGGGCAACCCATGGAGTTCCTAGTGACAGAAATTCCCACCCGCATTTGTCCAACAATGGAAAAATAGCAATTGTACATAATGGTATCATCGAAAACTATGATACCATTAAAACAATGCTTACGGAAAAAGGATTTACCTTCAAATCAGAAACAGATACAGAAGTATTGGTAAATCTTATCCAGTATTTTATGGATCTTAATCCTGATATTGATTTCCCGACAGCAGTAAGATATGCATTGAATGAAGTATACGGAGCTTATGCAATTACTGTACTTCACGAAGATTACCCGGGAGTATTGGTGGTAGGAAGATTAGGTTCTCCTTTAGCAATCGGAATCGGGGATAAAGAATACTTTATTGCATCTGATGCTTCTCCTTTCGTAGAATTTACAAAAGAAGCCATTTATCTTGAAGAAGGTCATATGGCAACAATCTCTCTGGAAAACGGGGTAGATATCAGAACAATCAATGAAAACTCTAAAATTGAGCCGGAAATTCAGGAGCTTAAGCTGAGTCTTGAGCAGATAGAAAAAGGAGGTTACGAGCACTTCATGCTTAAAGAGATCTTTGAACAGCCTAAATCTGTACACGACACAATGAGAGGTAGACTTCTTGTTGATGAAGGAATTATCAAAATGGCCGGAATCTGGGATCATGTGGAGAGATTCAAAAATGCAAACAGAATTATTATTATCGCGTGTGGTACTTCTTGGCATGCAGGTCTTATCGGAGAATATCTGATTGAAGAATATGCAAGAATTCCAGTGGAAGTAGAGTATGCATCAGAATTCAGATACAGAAATCCGATCATTACAGATAAAGATGTCGTGATTGCCATTTCCCAGTCCGGAGAAACTGCTGATACGATGGCTGCTTTAAAACTGGCAAAAGAAAAAGGAGCATTTATATATGGTATATGTAATGTGGTAGATTCTTCCATTGCAAGAATTACAGATGCCGGGTCATATACACACGCCGGTCCTGAGATTGGAGTTGCTTCTACAAAAGCATTTACAGCGCAGCTTACCATTCTTACTTTAATTGCATTTAAATTAGGAAAACACAACGGAAATTTAGGAAATGCTGAGTTCATGAGCTTAATTGCTGAGCTTGATGCTATGCCTAAGAAAATTGAAGAAGTGTTAAATACTACTCATGAGCTTACACAGAATATTGCGAAAGATTTTGTGAAAGCTACCAATTTCCTTTATTTAGGAAGAGGATATAACTATCCTGCAGCCTTAGAAGGAGCCTTAAAATTAAAAGAAATTTCTTATATCCATGCAGAAGGATACCCGGCTGCAGAAATGAAGCACGGTCCGATTGCCCTGATCGATGAAAACATGCCGATAGTTATTATAGCACCAAGAAAAGGTCACTATGATAAAATTGTAAGTAATGTTCAGGAAATTAAAGCGAGAAAAGGAAAAATTATCGCTGTAGTTAATAAAGGAGACCGTCAGGTGAGCGAAATGGCAGATTATGTTATCGAAATCCCTGAAACTTCAGAATGTTTCTCTCCAATCGTTGCTTCCGTACCTCTGCAACTGCTTGCTTATTATATTGCAGTTTATAGAGGAGCCAACGTAGATCAACCGAGAAACCTTGCAAAATCTGTTACCGTGGAATAA
- the gldK gene encoding gliding motility lipoprotein GldK: MKRIFLLLLSASVASVSCSGGGSSSVGKPGTKGELIPREKTKSFVAERPYGMVAIPAGSFVAGLADQDPTNTPEKAALKTVTVSSFFMDEAETTNAEYRVFINYVRDSIARTLLAEAAGEGGDEGGRKGASIGDYAYLAKKEENLTPYQEYMEGQGGREDGGYDASKRLDWKIPLHWSTSKYPDVEYAEVLESMYLPTSSRIGNERILDVSKLKYTYRWGDMDAAVADNERGANYLKSESIAIYPDTTVWVKDFHFAYNEPLFEQYFWHKAYKDYPVVGVTWDQARAYCNFRSKLKTDYNESLKRKKQRPLEFRLPTETEWEYAAKGGMQNATYPWGGPYLMDDRGCYLANFKPKRGNYMEDEKKGTYTYTAPVKKFKKNGFGLFDMAGNVSEWTSSSYNNSSAGFTSTLNPSTKDKLDTKKSVRGGSWKDIGYALMTGARDWERKDSARSYIGFRTVQDIPEAAVKPRRINRN, from the coding sequence ATGAAAAGGATATTTCTTTTATTATTGTCTGCGTCGGTAGCATCGGTATCTTGTTCAGGTGGTGGCAGCTCTTCTGTAGGGAAGCCAGGAACAAAAGGAGAATTGATACCAAGAGAAAAAACTAAATCATTTGTTGCGGAAAGACCATACGGAATGGTTGCAATTCCTGCAGGTTCGTTTGTTGCTGGTTTAGCAGACCAGGATCCGACAAATACACCTGAAAAAGCAGCATTGAAGACAGTTACTGTTTCTTCTTTCTTCATGGATGAAGCAGAAACTACTAATGCAGAATACAGAGTATTTATCAATTATGTAAGAGACTCTATCGCAAGAACTTTACTTGCTGAAGCTGCCGGAGAAGGTGGTGATGAAGGCGGACGTAAAGGGGCAAGCATAGGAGATTATGCATACCTTGCTAAAAAAGAAGAAAATTTAACACCTTATCAAGAATATATGGAAGGCCAGGGTGGCCGGGAAGACGGAGGCTATGATGCAAGCAAAAGATTAGATTGGAAAATTCCTTTACACTGGAGCACATCAAAATATCCGGATGTAGAATACGCAGAAGTTTTAGAATCTATGTATCTGCCTACTTCCTCAAGAATCGGAAACGAAAGAATTTTAGATGTAAGCAAGCTTAAATATACTTACCGTTGGGGAGATATGGATGCTGCAGTTGCTGATAACGAAAGAGGAGCTAATTACCTGAAAAGCGAAAGTATTGCGATCTATCCTGATACGACAGTTTGGGTAAAAGATTTCCACTTTGCTTACAATGAGCCATTGTTTGAACAGTATTTCTGGCACAAGGCTTATAAAGACTATCCTGTTGTTGGGGTTACCTGGGATCAGGCAAGGGCTTATTGTAACTTCAGATCTAAATTGAAAACAGATTACAACGAAAGTTTAAAAAGAAAAAAACAAAGACCATTAGAGTTCCGTCTTCCGACAGAAACTGAATGGGAATACGCTGCAAAAGGCGGAATGCAAAATGCTACTTACCCTTGGGGTGGTCCATATTTAATGGATGACAGAGGTTGCTACCTTGCCAACTTCAAACCTAAGAGAGGTAACTACATGGAAGACGAGAAAAAAGGTACTTATACATATACAGCTCCAGTTAAGAAATTTAAGAAAAATGGATTTGGGTTATTTGATATGGCTGGAAACGTTTCTGAGTGGACATCATCTTCATACAACAACTCTTCAGCTGGATTTACTTCTACATTAAATCCTTCTACTAAAGATAAATTAGATACGAAGAAATCTGTAAGAGGTGGATCTTGGAAAGATATAGGTTATGCGCTAATGACTGGTGCAAGAGATTGGGAAAGAAAAGATTCCGCAAGAAGCTATATCGGATTCAGAACTGTACAGGATATTCCTGAAGCAGCTGTTAAGCCAAGAAGAATTAACAGAAACTAA
- the gldL gene encoding gliding motility protein GldL, with protein sequence MFKTKDAWMNFFYSFGAAIVILGAWLKITHITLGPINGNMALTVGLITEAIIFIIFAFDPPKTEESYAWENVYPELLDKHANPNPLHSNVTTKNTSAQFAELENSLSSKLDKMLEDARLDVQLFERLRTGIDKFSSSVDQINQTVDVSASTHKYNEQLNKAAQHMESMNALYAMQLESGKRQSEFANKYVADMQKSAEQSEKFNQELQGLTTNLNNLNRVYGGMLTAMKS encoded by the coding sequence ATGTTTAAGACTAAAGATGCTTGGATGAATTTCTTTTATTCATTCGGTGCTGCAATTGTAATTCTTGGAGCTTGGCTTAAAATTACTCACATTACACTGGGACCAATTAACGGAAATATGGCTCTTACAGTAGGGCTTATTACTGAAGCGATTATCTTTATCATTTTCGCATTTGACCCACCTAAAACTGAGGAGTCTTATGCCTGGGAAAATGTTTATCCTGAATTATTGGATAAGCATGCCAACCCAAACCCTTTACATTCTAATGTAACAACTAAAAATACAAGTGCTCAGTTTGCTGAATTAGAAAACTCTCTTTCCAGCAAATTGGATAAAATGCTTGAAGACGCAAGATTAGACGTTCAGTTATTTGAAAGATTAAGAACAGGAATTGATAAATTCTCAAGCTCTGTCGATCAAATCAACCAAACTGTTGACGTATCTGCTTCTACCCATAAATATAATGAGCAATTAAACAAAGCTGCCCAGCACATGGAAAGCATGAATGCTCTTTATGCAATGCAGCTTGAAAGCGGTAAGAGACAATCTGAATTTGCTAACAAGTATGTTGCGGATATGCAGAAATCTGCAGAGCAGTCTGAGAAATTCAATCAAGAGCTACAGGGTTTAACAACTAATCTTAATAACTTAAATAGAGTTTATGGTGGTATGCTAACTGCTATGAAGTCTTAA
- a CDS encoding GldM family protein, translated as MAQGKQTPRQKMINLMYLVFIAMMALNIDAEIIRSYYDSTRALNETRTLTERKNEKIFERTLEAKAQQVPDTYAQPWAQYKVLKTKIDALVKSAQDVKDLLKKQSEFHDKDPKTGKDIDVSENFAALNNNEATTEYFFKEGDENTPSKNALDLKAKIDDVRNYINTTFGSNSQLQDLVARANKSLIAEYPKGTSPNEKTWFQNKFYHQPLIAAISNLEIIQNDARNVQSDALALLLQEKVDANIKFSSYEPIVSGPVDIQAGKQAEVKVMLGTYSNSNKISISGVSKVENGKGIMQISGSGIGEHKLGGTITLTDASGKPQSFPWTHTYNVIAGPREVKLEKGLLLSADKMNVMYRGLENPVSGSILGADNSKLSLSAAGATVKSTGQGKWNVTPTTGNVVKLTLSGTDPYGKTVSQVFEYRIKNIPRPQGQIRGKAVNFMPAGSIPNQIVTATLPDFDFPVSFTVNSFIIKLPGKAGTLIQGSSLSGAEGMLRNLRPGDVVQIYDIQATATGLGIQRLKEISPVIINVQ; from the coding sequence ATGGCACAAGGAAAACAGACCCCTCGTCAGAAGATGATCAACCTGATGTATTTGGTTTTCATCGCGATGATGGCCCTAAATATTGATGCAGAAATCATCAGATCATACTATGACTCTACCAGAGCATTGAATGAAACCAGAACTTTAACAGAAAGAAAAAACGAGAAGATCTTTGAAAGAACTTTGGAAGCTAAGGCTCAGCAGGTTCCGGATACCTACGCACAGCCTTGGGCTCAGTACAAAGTATTGAAAACCAAAATTGATGCGTTAGTAAAATCTGCTCAGGATGTTAAAGATTTGTTGAAGAAACAATCTGAGTTTCATGACAAAGATCCTAAAACAGGAAAAGATATTGATGTAAGTGAGAACTTTGCTGCATTGAACAACAATGAAGCAACAACTGAATACTTCTTTAAAGAAGGAGATGAAAATACCCCTTCGAAGAATGCATTAGATCTGAAAGCTAAAATTGATGACGTAAGAAACTACATCAATACTACTTTTGGAAGCAATTCTCAGTTACAGGATTTAGTAGCCAGAGCTAATAAGTCTCTTATTGCGGAGTATCCTAAAGGAACATCTCCAAATGAAAAGACATGGTTCCAGAATAAATTTTACCATCAGCCGTTAATCGCTGCAATATCTAATCTGGAAATTATCCAAAATGATGCCAGAAACGTTCAGTCGGATGCATTGGCACTATTACTTCAGGAAAAAGTAGATGCGAATATCAAATTCTCAAGCTATGAGCCTATTGTTTCAGGTCCGGTAGATATCCAGGCAGGAAAACAGGCTGAAGTAAAAGTAATGTTGGGAACTTATTCTAACAGTAACAAGATCAGCATTTCTGGAGTAAGCAAAGTTGAAAACGGTAAAGGTATCATGCAGATTTCAGGTTCCGGAATCGGTGAACATAAACTAGGAGGAACTATTACATTAACAGATGCTTCAGGGAAACCACAGTCTTTCCCTTGGACACATACTTATAATGTAATTGCAGGACCAAGAGAAGTAAAACTTGAAAAAGGATTATTGCTTTCTGCTGATAAGATGAATGTAATGTATAGAGGACTTGAGAACCCTGTTTCAGGATCAATCTTAGGTGCTGACAATTCTAAACTTTCATTATCTGCAGCAGGAGCTACTGTGAAGAGCACAGGTCAGGGTAAATGGAATGTTACTCCTACTACAGGAAATGTAGTGAAGTTGACATTATCAGGAACAGATCCATATGGTAAAACAGTTTCTCAGGTATTTGAATATAGAATTAAGAATATCCCAAGACCACAAGGTCAGATCAGAGGTAAAGCTGTAAACTTTATGCCGGCAGGTTCTATACCTAACCAGATTGTTACTGCTACTTTACCAGACTTTGATTTCCCTGTTTCATTCACTGTTAACAGCTTTATTATTAAGCTTCCAGGAAAAGCAGGTACTCTGATTCAGGGTAGCTCATTATCAGGAGCAGAAGGTATGCTTAGAAACCTTAGACCTGGTGATGTAGTTCAGATCTATGATATTCAGGCGACAGCTACAGGACTTGGAATCCAAAGGCTTAAGGAAATTTCACCTGTAATTATTAATGTTCAATAA
- the gldN gene encoding gliding motility protein GldN — protein MKKYISTLFVLVSGFAFSQTILNAASPEEFRQMRAESMRKAGDTVISNKVKPLEYGFVDDKDIYKSMFVWEIIDMNDKINQPFYYDNPDGLLSSSTRSLYQLLLDGALKGDIKEVYDDENFVTRLSPEAIQKRLESVRLDEEAIDILNSGRTLTEDEKKRLTDIIRTTTDKVKVLKIMGMWFIDKRDGQMKYRPLGIAAMGPDPTSVGRIGPDGQPLAGADELIDLFWIYYPSARDILANNYVFNRKNSSADLSFDDVINARRFSSIIYKSSSGLGDGVIKDYIPKNADEQLEESDRIKAQILEMENDMWNY, from the coding sequence ATGAAAAAATATATTAGCACCCTTTTCGTTTTAGTTTCGGGATTCGCATTTTCCCAAACTATTCTGAATGCTGCTTCTCCTGAGGAATTCAGACAGATGAGAGCTGAATCAATGAGAAAAGCAGGGGATACTGTTATCAGCAATAAAGTAAAGCCTCTTGAATATGGTTTCGTTGATGACAAGGATATTTACAAAAGTATGTTTGTTTGGGAAATCATTGATATGAATGATAAGATCAACCAGCCGTTCTATTATGATAATCCGGATGGTCTTCTTTCAAGTTCTACAAGATCTTTATATCAGTTATTACTTGATGGAGCTCTTAAAGGAGACATCAAAGAAGTTTATGATGATGAAAACTTTGTTACAAGACTTTCACCTGAAGCCATTCAGAAAAGACTGGAAAGTGTAAGACTTGACGAAGAAGCTATCGATATCCTGAACTCTGGAAGAACACTTACAGAAGACGAGAAGAAAAGACTTACAGATATCATCAGAACTACTACTGATAAAGTAAAAGTTCTTAAAATAATGGGTATGTGGTTTATCGATAAAAGGGATGGTCAGATGAAGTACAGACCACTTGGTATCGCTGCTATGGGTCCGGATCCTACATCTGTCGGAAGAATTGGTCCTGACGGCCAGCCTCTGGCCGGAGCTGATGAATTGATCGATTTATTCTGGATTTATTACCCAAGTGCTCGTGATATTTTAGCAAACAATTATGTTTTCAACAGAAAAAATTCGTCTGCTGATCTATCTTTCGATGATGTTATTAATGCAAGAAGATTTTCTTCTATTATCTATAAATCTTCAAGCGGTTTAGGAGATGGTGTTATCAAAGACTATATTCCTAAAAATGCAGATGAGCAGCTGGAAGAAAGTGACAGAATCAAAGCACAGATTCTTGAAATGGAAAATGATATGTGGAATTACTAG
- a CDS encoding NAD(P)/FAD-dependent oxidoreductase yields MKNVDYIIVGDGYAGLFLAHQLIKNNKSFVIFSEGRKSASQVSAGIINPVVLKKFTTFWKAQEQIDFLKDSLQEIESYTGENYLINAPIHRIFHDENEQNLWLKKSENEELSDFLDKNFDRLNVVKNDFLSGKVNQSARLNVNGFFSGLFSYFEKNGHLIKEKFDYTKLNPSESVYKDFSFKNIIFCEGMGVKDNPYFSEITVNPNKGHHIKVKLSQPIPENITIKKKHFLFPTGNGLYFYGGTYDREQLHHHIDESAVAQLVNGLSEFYPYDFEVEEVHFGFRPTVKDRRPIIGRHQTFSNLYVFNGLGARGILNGCYFSRDLFRFIEENVPLHEEVSLNRFQ; encoded by the coding sequence ATGAAAAATGTAGATTATATTATTGTTGGAGACGGATATGCGGGACTTTTTCTGGCTCATCAGCTAATTAAAAATAACAAATCTTTTGTGATCTTTTCCGAAGGAAGAAAAAGTGCTTCTCAGGTTTCGGCAGGAATTATCAATCCGGTAGTTTTAAAAAAGTTTACTACATTCTGGAAAGCACAGGAACAAATAGATTTTCTGAAAGATAGTCTTCAGGAAATAGAATCCTATACCGGAGAAAATTACCTGATCAATGCTCCAATCCACAGAATTTTTCATGATGAGAACGAACAGAATCTCTGGCTTAAAAAATCGGAAAATGAAGAATTATCAGATTTCCTTGACAAAAATTTTGATCGCTTAAACGTAGTAAAAAACGATTTTCTCTCCGGAAAGGTGAATCAGTCTGCCAGACTTAATGTCAATGGTTTTTTCAGTGGTCTATTCAGTTATTTTGAAAAAAATGGTCATTTGATCAAAGAAAAATTTGATTATACGAAATTGAACCCTTCTGAATCGGTCTATAAGGATTTTAGCTTCAAAAATATAATCTTCTGCGAAGGCATGGGAGTAAAAGATAATCCATATTTTTCTGAAATTACAGTAAATCCGAACAAAGGACACCATATAAAAGTGAAACTTTCTCAACCGATTCCCGAAAATATCACTATTAAGAAAAAACACTTTTTGTTTCCAACCGGAAATGGGTTATATTTTTACGGAGGAACATACGATCGGGAGCAGCTTCACCACCATATTGATGAATCTGCGGTGGCACAGTTAGTCAATGGGCTCTCTGAATTTTATCCGTATGATTTTGAAGTGGAAGAAGTACATTTCGGATTCCGTCCGACAGTAAAAGACAGAAGACCAATTATCGGCAGGCATCAGACATTCAGCAATCTGTATGTTTTTAACGGACTGGGAGCTCGTGGTATCCTGAATGGCTGCTATTTTTCGAGGGATTTATTCCGTTTTATTGAAGAAAATGTTCCATTGCATGAAGAAGTATCATTGAACAGATTTCAATAA
- a CDS encoding SemiSWEET transporter, which translates to MNENVLGIVAGILTSVSMIPQLVKVIREKNVEDISLLMLLVLISGLSLWVWYGFKKDELPIILSNSFAVLVNISLLVCYILYNKKRK; encoded by the coding sequence ATGAATGAAAATGTATTAGGTATAGTGGCCGGGATTCTTACTTCTGTCTCCATGATTCCCCAGTTGGTAAAAGTGATCAGAGAAAAGAATGTGGAAGATATCTCGTTGCTCATGCTTTTAGTCCTTATTTCAGGGCTGTCACTATGGGTATGGTATGGATTTAAAAAAGATGAGCTTCCTATTATTCTATCAAATTCATTTGCTGTTTTGGTGAATATAAGTCTTTTAGTTTGTTATATCCTGTACAATAAGAAAAGGAAATAA
- a CDS encoding META domain-containing protein encodes MKSLYYYLSALVIATFLVVSCTTQNAQKPTNDITGKTWKLTELNGKPIELKNPKNNPYFKLEMNGMRYEGNAGCNGLGGTFEIKPEVMRIKFNQGMSTMMACEDLDIENQFTKAILAADNYSVNGNTLTLNKARMAPLAKFVLQ; translated from the coding sequence ATGAAAAGTTTATATTATTATTTATCGGCACTTGTTATCGCAACATTTTTGGTTGTTTCCTGTACTACACAAAACGCACAAAAACCAACTAATGATATTACAGGAAAAACCTGGAAACTTACTGAGTTGAACGGCAAACCAATAGAGCTGAAAAATCCTAAAAACAATCCTTATTTCAAGCTTGAAATGAATGGAATGAGATATGAAGGAAATGCAGGATGCAACGGTTTGGGAGGTACGTTTGAAATCAAACCTGAAGTGATGAGAATTAAGTTCAATCAGGGAATGTCTACGATGATGGCTTGTGAAGATCTGGATATTGAAAACCAGTTTACCAAAGCAATTCTTGCTGCTGATAATTATTCTGTAAATGGAAATACTCTTACTTTAAACAAAGCCAGAATGGCTCCTTTAGCTAAATTTGTTCTTCAGTAA
- a CDS encoding multicopper oxidase domain-containing protein, with product MKKLLFPVLFGLTIVSLTACKHPGKEAETITVATPENTDEITKNVYVDNYGEKIEVTINNTKNTATIHLNGKTFDLKKSDALPEYTASNEEYQYSDIKGNITFLKKTADMVLFHVKQSKKESGPAKMASY from the coding sequence ATGAAAAAATTATTATTCCCGGTCCTTTTTGGATTGACCATTGTTTCCCTAACAGCATGTAAACATCCCGGAAAGGAAGCTGAAACCATTACTGTTGCTACCCCGGAAAACACAGATGAGATCACAAAAAATGTGTATGTTGACAACTATGGAGAAAAAATAGAAGTAACGATCAACAACACTAAAAATACAGCCACAATACATTTAAACGGCAAAACTTTTGACCTCAAAAAGAGTGATGCATTACCTGAATATACAGCCTCCAATGAAGAGTATCAATACTCTGATATTAAGGGCAATATAACTTTCCTGAAAAAAACTGCAGATATGGTCCTGTTTCATGTTAAACAGTCAAAAAAAGAGTCCGGACCTGCAAAAATGGCATCGTATTAG
- a CDS encoding efflux RND transporter periplasmic adaptor subunit — protein MKRVASGIALSALLLAVGCNKKKEEKEEVTVYPVTSPVVMDTVINKEYVAQIQSVKNIEVRAQEKGFLEKIFVDEGQYVHAGQTLFRIMPKLYQAELLKAKAEVEQASIELKNASTLAGNNIVSKNERAMAKAKLDAANAEMKLAQIHLSFTDIKAPFSGVINRIPLKLGSLVDEGDLLTSLSDNTSIYTYFNVSEPEYLSYQTHAADRGSNQVSLITANGETYTQKGEIQTIEGEFDNETGNIAFRAKFPNPDKLLRNGETGKIQMSMPVHNALIIPQKATYEIQDQKYVFVVDKNGVAKSRNIKVAYELPDLYVVGSGISKGDQILLEGVQKVKDDQKLKTKFQDPKKVLQSLKLKAE, from the coding sequence ATAAAAAGAGTTGCTTCGGGAATTGCGCTGAGTGCCCTTCTGCTGGCGGTTGGCTGCAATAAGAAAAAAGAAGAAAAAGAAGAAGTTACCGTATATCCGGTGACATCCCCTGTAGTCATGGATACTGTAATCAACAAAGAATACGTAGCCCAGATTCAATCTGTAAAGAACATTGAAGTAAGAGCCCAGGAAAAAGGTTTCCTGGAAAAAATCTTTGTCGATGAAGGTCAATACGTGCATGCGGGACAGACACTATTCCGGATTATGCCTAAATTGTATCAGGCAGAATTATTAAAAGCAAAAGCAGAAGTAGAACAGGCTTCTATTGAGCTGAAAAACGCAAGTACATTAGCGGGAAACAACATCGTTTCTAAAAACGAAAGAGCAATGGCAAAAGCCAAGCTGGATGCTGCAAACGCAGAAATGAAGCTGGCTCAGATCCACCTTTCCTTTACCGATATTAAAGCACCGTTTTCGGGGGTTATCAACAGAATTCCTCTGAAACTGGGAAGTTTAGTGGATGAAGGTGATCTGTTGACTTCCTTATCAGATAACACAAGCATTTATACTTATTTCAATGTTTCCGAACCGGAATACTTAAGTTATCAGACTCATGCAGCAGACAGAGGCAGCAACCAGGTATCTCTGATTACTGCAAACGGAGAAACCTACACACAGAAAGGAGAAATCCAGACTATCGAAGGAGAATTTGATAACGAAACAGGAAATATTGCGTTCCGTGCTAAATTCCCTAATCCAGACAAACTTTTAAGAAACGGGGAAACAGGTAAAATACAGATGTCAATGCCTGTTCATAACGCACTGATCATTCCACAGAAAGCAACTTATGAAATTCAGGATCAGAAATACGTATTTGTTGTTGACAAAAACGGAGTGGCAAAATCCAGAAATATCAAAGTAGCTTATGAACTTCCGGATCTTTATGTGGTAGGCTCAGGAATCTCAAAAGGAGATCAGATCCTGCTTGAAGGAGTTCAGAAAGTAAAGGATGATCAAAAGTTGAAAACAAAGTTCCAGGATCCTAAGAAAGTTCTTCAATCATTGAAATTAAAAGCAGAGTAG